A stretch of the Oxyura jamaicensis isolate SHBP4307 breed ruddy duck chromosome 4, BPBGC_Ojam_1.0, whole genome shotgun sequence genome encodes the following:
- the RNF24 gene encoding LOW QUALITY PROTEIN: RING finger protein 24 (The sequence of the model RefSeq protein was modified relative to this genomic sequence to represent the inferred CDS: deleted 1 base in 1 codon), with amino-acid sequence MSSDFQHYSFRMPNIGFQNLPLNIYIVVFGTAIFVFILSLLFCCYLIRLRHQAHKELYAYKQVILKEKVKELNLHEICAVCLEEFKPKDELGICPCKHAFHRKCLIKWLEVRKVCPLCNMPVLQLAQLHSKQDPGPPQGPLPGAENLV; translated from the exons ATGAGCTCGGATTTCCAGCATTACAGTTTCAGGATGCCGAACATCGGGTTCCAGAACCTGCCTCTCAACATCTACATCGTGGTTTTCGGCACGGCCATCTTCGTCTTCATCCTCAGTTTACTCTTCTGCTGCTACCTGATCAG GCTCAGACATCAAGCACACAAAGAGCTTTACGCCTACAAGCAG GTTATCCTCAAGGAGAAGGTGAAAGAGCTGAACCTCCACGAG ATCTGCGCCGTCTGCTTGGAGGAGTTCAAGCCCAAGGACGAGCTGGGGATCTGTCCGTGCAAACATGCCTTCCACAGAAA gTGCCTCATCAAATGGCTGGAGGTGCGGAAAGTGTGCCCGCTCTGCAACATGCCggtgctgcagctggcccagctgcacagcaagcaggaccccggc cccccccagggcccccTCCCGGGCGCGGAGAACCTCGTATAG
- the PANK2 gene encoding pantothenate kinase 2, mitochondrial isoform X2, whose product MGDLQLRKLDELDCLIKGVLYIDSVGFNGRSECYYFENPTDAERCQKLPFALENPYPLLLVNIGSGVSILAVYSKENYKRVTGTSLGGGTFFGLCCLLTGCSTFEEALEMASHGDSTKVDKLVRDIYGGDYERFGLPGWAVASSFGNMMSKEKRESVSKEDLAKATLITITNNIGSIARMCALNENINRVVFVGNFLRINTISMRLLAYALDYWSKGQLKALFLEHEGYFGAVGALLELLDSA is encoded by the exons ATGGGTGACCTTCAGCTCCGCAAGCTCGACGAGCTCGATTGCCTTATTAAAGGAGTTCTGTACATCGACTCGGTCGGCTTCAACGGCCGCTCGGAGTGCTACTACTTCGAAAACCCGACGGACGCTGAGCGGTGCCAGAAGCTCCCGTTCGCCTTGGAGAACCCCTACCCTCTCCTCCTGGTCAACATCGGCTCGGGGGTCAGCATTTTGGCCGTCTACTCGAAAGAGAACTACAAACGGGTAACGGGCACCAG TCTCGGAGGGGGAACCTTTTTCGGtctctgctgccttctcaccGGTTGCTCCACCTTCGAAGAAGCCCTGGAGATGGCGTCCCACGGGGACAGCACCAAAGTGGACAAACTGGTGCGGGACATCTACGGCGGAGACTACGAGCGCTTCGGGTTGCCGGGCTGGGCCGTGGCGTCCAG CTTTGGGAACATGATGAGCAAGGAGAAGCGGGAGTCTGTCAGCAAGGAGGACCTCGCGAAGGCCACCCTGATAACCATCACTAACAACATCGGCTCCATCGCCCGGATGTGCGCCCTCAATGAG AACATCAACCGAGTGGTTTTCGTTGGCAATTTCCTGCGGATCAATACGATCTCCATGAGGCTTCTGGCGTATGCCTTGGACTACTGGTCGAAGGGACAGCTGAAAGCTCTCTTCTTGGAGCACGAG GGGTATTTTGGTGCCGTCGGTGCTCTTCTGGAACTCCTGGATTCAGCCTGA
- the PANK2 gene encoding pantothenate kinase 2, mitochondrial isoform X1: MEPLRNGGGAEDKARRRGTDAGPPRRWSSGGGGGAAGADSSAAAAAAAAAGPSGRQRRDSVRKNRPLFPWFGLDIGGTLVKLVYFEPKDITAEEEKEEVENLKSIRKYLTSNVAYGSTGIRDVHLELRDLTLCGRKGNLHFIRFPTHDMPAFIQMGSEKHFSSLHTTLCATGGGAYKFEQDFRTMGDLQLRKLDELDCLIKGVLYIDSVGFNGRSECYYFENPTDAERCQKLPFALENPYPLLLVNIGSGVSILAVYSKENYKRVTGTSLGGGTFFGLCCLLTGCSTFEEALEMASHGDSTKVDKLVRDIYGGDYERFGLPGWAVASSFGNMMSKEKRESVSKEDLAKATLITITNNIGSIARMCALNENINRVVFVGNFLRINTISMRLLAYALDYWSKGQLKALFLEHEGYFGAVGALLELLDSA, from the exons ATGGAGCCGCTACGCAACGGCGGAGGCGCGGAGGACAAGGCCCGGAGGCGGGGGACGGACGCCGGGCCCCCGAGGCGCTGGAGCAGCGGTGGTGGTGGAGGCGCGGCGGGCGCTGACAGCtccgcggcggcggcggcggcggcggcggccgggcctAGCGGGAGGCAGCGGCGGGACTCGGTCCGCAAGAACCGGCCGC TCTTCCCTTGGTTCGGCCTGGACATCGGGGGCACCTTGGTCAAACTGGTGTACTTTGAACCGAAGGACATCACCGCcgaagaggagaaggaagaagtggAAAATCTCAAAAGCATCCGGAAGTACCTGACCTCCAACGTAGCCTACGGATCCACAGGCATTCGGGATGTGCACCTAGAGCTAAGGGACCTTACCCTGTGTGGACGTAAAGGCAATCTGCACTTTATACGCTTTCCTACTCATGACATGCCTGCTTTTATTCAAATGGGAAGCGAAAAGCACTTCTCGAGCCTCCATACTACCTTATGTGCCACGGGAGGTGGAGCGTACAAATTTGAGCAGGACTTTCGCACA ATGGGTGACCTTCAGCTCCGCAAGCTCGACGAGCTCGATTGCCTTATTAAAGGAGTTCTGTACATCGACTCGGTCGGCTTCAACGGCCGCTCGGAGTGCTACTACTTCGAAAACCCGACGGACGCTGAGCGGTGCCAGAAGCTCCCGTTCGCCTTGGAGAACCCCTACCCTCTCCTCCTGGTCAACATCGGCTCGGGGGTCAGCATTTTGGCCGTCTACTCGAAAGAGAACTACAAACGGGTAACGGGCACCAG TCTCGGAGGGGGAACCTTTTTCGGtctctgctgccttctcaccGGTTGCTCCACCTTCGAAGAAGCCCTGGAGATGGCGTCCCACGGGGACAGCACCAAAGTGGACAAACTGGTGCGGGACATCTACGGCGGAGACTACGAGCGCTTCGGGTTGCCGGGCTGGGCCGTGGCGTCCAG CTTTGGGAACATGATGAGCAAGGAGAAGCGGGAGTCTGTCAGCAAGGAGGACCTCGCGAAGGCCACCCTGATAACCATCACTAACAACATCGGCTCCATCGCCCGGATGTGCGCCCTCAATGAG AACATCAACCGAGTGGTTTTCGTTGGCAATTTCCTGCGGATCAATACGATCTCCATGAGGCTTCTGGCGTATGCCTTGGACTACTGGTCGAAGGGACAGCTGAAAGCTCTCTTCTTGGAGCACGAG GGGTATTTTGGTGCCGTCGGTGCTCTTCTGGAACTCCTGGATTCAGCCTGA
- the MAVS gene encoding mitochondrial antiviral-signaling protein — MGFAEDKVYGHILRNMDKFKNIHVASLVDSLSCLTEADRDELHTREEVRGSNATAYKFYQHVKCRRGWVTDLINALHQNNAGHLAEELQQVYDLYQTSPPRAAAPPAAPNPVAASFPPDARPAASVSAQLPFPGPKPAVDAPLADPPRCTSLTGGHPPPQRAAATAASPAGSSAASTDVPSTDLDARAPVQEKPLEKKSPQPPLQPVSTTYDGASDGHGAEGSLPCPAEAQRVAAGLPGAAGVVLPSAAPPEQGREWLSQRYPVCVDNGCFGNAKHLHRAAPGSGLGTAVPLRDPVTARGAGQPRNEPQEDVYISAELPTGLAEPPCRGGAQEKQAALGPEHGGPPSSFVDVRSPLLIQQQFDAEQKRVGMLRGHEGGDARMETTAPIAAPRDTSPSHDVSWKLPVPEKMLPAGKAASSTHSVPAEEKVLQASMAPLRGPAVGGSSVGTTGRTSSRGSSATSIWASANGPEEDVELSKPGVLLSLAGDSPQEAAGHKSGAASEATDHLGLSSDPLLVSADSSGPGEAPNGSASGRCSSAPAAPGGEEAGGARSCSPLSWRTDEIRVAHSPSALLEASNDVHEGAGPLGSPPASDSSGVPSPGDGPGLSLPYLVPAVGIALISAVAFLVYARLQK, encoded by the exons ATGGGCTTTGCGGAGGACAAGGTGTACGGCCACATCCTGAGGAACATGGACAAGTTCAAGAACATCCACGTGGCGTCGCTGGTCGATTCCCTCAGCTGCCTCACCGAAGCGGACAGG GATGAACTTCATACCCGAGAGGAGGTGCGTGGCAGCAATGCTACCGCCTACAAGTTTTATCAGCATGTGAAGTGCCGCCGGGGCTGGGTGACCGACCTGATCAATGCGCTGCACCAGAACAACGCGGGGCACCTGGCCgaagagctgcagcaggtcTATGACCTCTACCAAACCT CTCCTCCGAGAGCCGCAGCTCCACCAGCTGCTCCAAATCCTGTCGCCGCCTCCTTCCCTCCCGATGCCCGGCCTGCCGCCTCCGTCAGTGCCCAGCTGCCATTTCCGGGGCCAAAACCCGCTGTGGACGCCCCGCTGGCCGATCCTCCTCGCTGCACCTCGCTCACCGGTGGCCATCCTCCTCCCCAGCGCGCTGCTGCCACCGCTGCGAGCCCAGCTGGGAGCTCAGCTGCAAGCACGGACGTTCCCAGCACCGACCTGGACGCCAGGGCCCCTGTGCAGGAGAAG cccctggaaaaaaagagccCCCAGCCACCGCTGCAGCCGGTGAGCACAACCTATGATGGAGCGAGCGATGGGCACGGCGCGGAGGGGTCGCTCCCGTGCCCCGCCGAGGCTCAGCGGGTGGCAgcggggctccccggggctgccggcGTGGTTTTGCCGTCGGCTGCTCCCCCCGAGCAGGGCCGGGAGTGGCTGAGCCAGCGGTACCCGGTGTGCGTGGACAACGGGTGCTTCGGGAACGCCAAGCACCTGCACCGCGCCGCgccgggctcggggctgggcacGGCCGTCCCGCTGAGGGACCCGGTCACCGCTCGGGGCGCGGGGCAGCCCAGGAACGAGCCCCAGGAAGACGTTTACATCTCCGCCGAGTTGCCCACGGGGTTGGCAGAGCCCCCGTGCCGGGGAGGGGCGCAGGAGAAACAGGCTGCGCTCGGTCCTGAGCACGGAGGGCCTCCGAGCAGCTTCGTGGATGTGCGCAGCCCCCTCCTCATACAGCAGCAGTTTGATGCAGAGCAGAAGCGGGTCGGGATGCTGCGAGGGCACGAAGGTGGAG ACGCTCGGATGGAAACAACCGCCCCGATCGCCGCCCCCAGAGACACTTCCCCATCCCACGACGTCTCCTGGAAGCTTCCTGTGCCAGAGAAAATGCTGCCTGCGgggaaggcagccagcagcacccactccgtgccagcagaggagaaa GTGCTCCAGGCCTCCATGGCCCCTCTCCGTGGCCCAGCAGTCGGGGGAAGCTCTGTAGGCACAACCGGGAGGACGTCCTCCCGGGGGAGCTCTGCCACAAGCATCTGGGCCTCTGCCAACGGCCCGGAGGAGGACGTGGAGCTCAGCAAGCCGGGCGTCCTCCTCTCCCTGGCGGGGGATAGCCCGCAGGAAGCTGCCGGGCACAAAAGCGGCGCCGCTTCCGAGGCCACCGATCACCTCGGCTTGAGCAGCGACCCGCTCCTGGTGAGCGCGGACAGCTCAGGTCCCGGGGAAGCACCGAACGGATCCGCCTCAGGACGCTGctcctcagctcctgcagcgcCCGGCGGAGAAGAAGCAGGCGGAGCACGCTCCTGTTCCCCGCTGAGCTGGAGAACCGACGAGATCCGCGTGGCTCACAGCCCCAGCGCCCTGCTGGAGGCGAGCAACGACGTCCACGAGGGAGCAGGTCCCTTGGGCAGCCCTCCGGCTTCTGACTCGAGCGgcgtccccagccctggggacggCCCCGGGCTGTCCCTGCCCTACCTCGTCCCGGCTGTGGGCATCGCGCTCATCTCCGCCGTGGCGTTCCTGGTGTACGCCCGGCTGCAGAAGTAG